The window TGACCGGATGGGAAAGAGGTCATGGCATTCTTCAGTTTGGCTGAATCCGGTTGGGTGCAGATGTCGACCGAGTACATGATCTGTTGGAAGCCCACGGCATTAAGTCCGGTCCTGTTGTTAGCGGCAGCTCGTGAAATATCCGGCATACAGACGGCAAGGAAATAGGGTCGAAATCCGCCGATGAGCTGTTTGATGACGACTTGCATCAACGTCCCGAGCGAGATGGAGAATATGAGACCGATGATGCCGTTATTCAGATCCCAGATGTTCTTCACGCGGAACTGGGCCAAGAGGATGACGACTATCGGGATGAGTACAGACAGCAGCGCGGATAACCAGGTGTCGATGATCCATCCGCGATCAGGATATGCAAACTGCGGATAGACGATATCCCCCGAGCCATTGAAAGTGACGGGAAAGTTGCGAGTTGCAGCGAGGGGAGCATTGTAAATCTGCCAGAGGGGGGGCCGAATCAGTGACCGCACAACGCAATTTCATCCTCATCTCAACTTACGCCGAGAGAGGCGCCGCCTATCGCGGAATTGACCAAAATGTCAAACCAAGTAATCCGAATCCATGCCAGAAAGAACTCCCAAGAGGCTTTGACTGATCGGACTGTGTCGCGCGTGAATTTCGGCACGGGGTCGTGGTCCTCGCCATGGATCTTCTGCAGTCGGCTTTGCTGTTGCATGATCTGAATAGGCAGGATTCTGGGGTTTCGCGCTGCTAATAGGACTCTGGGTTTGTTACACTGGGACTGGTTGATCGAAGCCGGTTATGCTTGGGATTGTAGAGCATACACCTATGAGACAGTCGAAAGGGAGCAAAAGAGGAAGTCTCCTGGCAGGATTGTGTTGATTTCTCGAAGGGGCAGCTCAGACACAAGTACAGCGCCAAGGTATCGATCGTCCCATTATTTGCATCTTCGATGACACCACAGGCCACAGTGCACGGTAGATGAGTTGTTGCTTCTGATACGAACACGTCCGAgcagcttctccagctgCTGGTTTCGGCGTTCTGGACCCGACGTCTCAGTCAGCAGCACAAGTTCCAGTGGACCAGAAGTTGAGACGAAAGACCAGGTGCAAACTCTCGACATGGGAAACTGTTCAACAGCGGGCCAACGAAATGATGAAGGCGAGCCAGGCTGCCCAAAAGGCACAAACTTCGTAACGCGACCTGTTTGGCGCTTGTCACTATTTCTGGTAAGTTCAGCGAGCGAGTCGATTCTCACACCGCAGCATCA is drawn from Colletotrichum destructivum chromosome 6, complete sequence and contains these coding sequences:
- a CDS encoding Putative phosphatidic acid phosphatase type 2/haloperoxidase; translation: MQQQSRLQKIHGEDHDPVPKFTRDTVRSVKASWEFFLAWIRITWFDILVNSAIGGASLGIYNAPLAATRNFPVTFNGSGDIVYPQFAYPDRGWIIDTWLSALLSVLIPIVVILLAQFRVKNIWDLNNGIIGLIFSISLGTLMQVVIKQLIGGFRPYFLAVCMPDISRAAANNRTGLNAVGFQQIMYSVDICTQPDSAKLKNAMTSFPSGHSTAAFAAYVYLFLYLNAKLKVWANYRPALWKIALTFAPLLGALLIACSLTIDQAHNWYDIVAGSAIGIAVAFGSYRGCYAAIWDWRFNHIPLQRRDQMVYFPEDGTEYRNIVFTRSGGWGQTGEEALEKQTPSQRSSASYAAQPNAPQVGPEREILPSQTPRTRYKHHRRNTHREGEAV